In one Gemmatimonadaceae bacterium genomic region, the following are encoded:
- a CDS encoding SPOR domain-containing protein — protein sequence MRRAFFAIALVLAACGRNERARTPAAPADHPAPQQSAGPDALVLWFPRAGGHVRAFAYPSLDSALWTSAEKAPALERVLGFDDEAGSVTGVDQKGAVVRVDLRLGAVSRDAKPKLTRLASSDGSSVYGIAKDGSVVRLTPAGQWTFKAPEAPHDVIPEPDGSLLLVADRGDKTTVWQMHPPDRQLTDTAHLPVVGRALRTMVGDRVYFTVDSGLIGLRNRGLEPVPSVHLDHHVRALATTPSGDRIYVAEDSADAIVVIDRYTHKIDTRVPLGGQAIDLRMDPTGRYVLARPAAGDSAWVINVGTDRLVGAVSTEWRADLPAVAPNGWLALLSGHDVALVDGESLRVEKTVKDGAGDTWLFITWNGFRRPDRPSDQALTLADSSARDTSAGEPAHDTGNVFATAPDTTGATGARPAMAPPPPGTAGDSVKGAAQGVGLGGFTVQFAALRSQKLADSLARTIAVDGAHPRVVEAPHNGDMIYRVVLGPYATKDDALRVAKASGASYWIYPGVP from the coding sequence GTGCGTAGAGCGTTTTTCGCGATTGCGCTCGTGCTGGCGGCGTGCGGTCGGAACGAGCGCGCCCGCACTCCCGCCGCGCCCGCCGATCATCCTGCTCCCCAGCAGTCCGCTGGTCCCGATGCGCTCGTGCTTTGGTTTCCACGAGCCGGGGGACACGTTCGCGCATTTGCATACCCGTCGCTCGACTCCGCACTCTGGACGTCGGCCGAGAAAGCGCCGGCGCTCGAGCGTGTGCTCGGATTCGACGACGAAGCGGGATCCGTCACCGGCGTCGACCAGAAGGGCGCCGTGGTGCGCGTCGACCTGCGACTCGGCGCGGTCTCGCGCGACGCGAAACCCAAGCTCACGCGGCTCGCGTCGAGCGACGGGTCGAGCGTGTACGGCATCGCCAAGGATGGGAGCGTCGTTCGGCTGACGCCCGCCGGCCAGTGGACGTTCAAGGCGCCCGAAGCGCCGCACGACGTGATCCCCGAGCCGGACGGATCGCTGCTGCTCGTGGCGGATCGCGGCGACAAGACCACCGTCTGGCAGATGCATCCGCCCGATCGCCAGCTCACCGACACGGCGCACCTGCCCGTCGTTGGGCGCGCGCTGCGCACGATGGTCGGCGACCGGGTGTATTTCACTGTCGACTCGGGACTGATCGGCCTGCGCAACCGCGGTCTGGAACCGGTGCCGAGCGTGCACCTCGACCATCACGTGCGCGCCCTGGCCACGACGCCCAGCGGCGATCGCATCTACGTCGCCGAGGACTCGGCGGACGCGATCGTGGTGATCGACCGCTACACGCACAAGATCGACACGCGCGTTCCGTTAGGCGGGCAGGCCATCGACCTGCGCATGGATCCCACCGGCCGCTACGTCCTCGCGCGGCCGGCCGCCGGCGACTCGGCGTGGGTGATCAACGTCGGCACCGACCGGCTCGTGGGTGCCGTGTCGACGGAATGGCGCGCCGACCTGCCCGCCGTCGCGCCTAACGGATGGCTTGCGCTGCTCTCCGGCCACGACGTCGCGCTCGTCGACGGCGAGTCGCTGCGCGTCGAGAAAACCGTGAAGGACGGCGCCGGCGACACGTGGCTGTTCATCACCTGGAACGGGTTCCGCCGCCCCGACAGGCCGTCCGACCAGGCCCTCACCCTCGCCGACAGCTCGGCGCGCGACACGTCAGCCGGTGAGCCGGCTCACGATACAGGCAACGTGTTCGCGACGGCGCCCGATACCACCGGCGCCACCGGCGCACGGCCGGCCATGGCGCCGCCTCCACCTGGCACCGCCGGCGACAGCGTGAAAGGCGCCGCGCAAGGCGTCGGCCTCGGCGGCTTCACGGTGCAGTTTGCCGCGCTGCGCTCACAAAAGTTGGCCGACTCGCTGGCCCGCACCATCGCCGTGGACGGCGCGCATCCCCGCGTCGTCGAAGCACCGCACAACGGCGACATGATCTATCGCGTGGTGCTGGGGCCGTACGCCACGAAAGACGACGCGCTGCGGGTGGCCAAGGCGTCTGGTGCATCGTACTGGATCTATCCCGGAGTACCGTGA
- the smc gene encoding chromosome segregation protein SMC, with protein MRLTRLELHGFKSFADHVHLVFEPGVTAIVGPNGCGKSNVSDAVRWVLGEQRARALRGAKMEEVIFQGSSARRAVNIADVSLHFENDDGALAVPFREVVITRRLSRSGDSEYLLNGAPCRLRDIQDMVRGTGLGADSGVVIEQRMIDALLSDRPDDRRELFEEAAGVGLYRDRRRSTERRLEETTVDLSRLDDLISEVQSQVRSLARQRRRAERHTELMAKRYAAEITLASRDMAAWHEELQQLEGRLTELRAALPASDEDVRAADDRRARAHSARAAAEARRAELGRLVAAQQQDTLQLEGEVRVGEERQRNALARRQRAEEERRLGEETGSRLRREREAARAERVALEGELDAARSAREQREAAENDARGAVGAARAAFDAADRELRRLRDELRGLELDADGAERELAELAERTDALSAEREHVESVLADASSTLAIARIAAEESSAAAAAAAERLSAAQAAAEDARATEGDARAALVRLDDQRTSLEGRVHALEGLERERVGLAPAAARLLRDRERFGDGAVLGPLSDFLSAGAADAATVERYLGASVHAVLVRDTAAADAIRAWHAETNPGPLLLLPLDAAQDEGHADDALARLVRASDPAQAWVRALLGRVRSIAGGAAFVDARGAVWLPGSAAGPGPLRRRAELTELREELERTERARAAAAAAAEAARARLGEASAAATAAADAFGRAQHAERQAAGVHEEAERREQRAARELAGVIALVDKVASRRGELGQRLGDLARRSVEGSQAVTAREAECATAAEHLAERERAQDAAREERARWQVIEAQLQARLRVAADRDRQLETDAATATARLEALMSELGDIALADRELAAHIAAWRLDLESRRASLGDAEGHLREAEADVQRADAELEHQEHALADAHRRASQVSDDLHQAELRFTELSGRRAMIRERLETEWRRPLDEMLATVVPADIDEDILRAELDGLRAELESIGPVNPLAVEEHDEEVKRLDFLSAQRTDLQNAKASLQQAIREIDVTAREMFLTTFTQIRENFHHIFMTLFGGGECELSLENPDAPLDCDIEIHASPRGKRTQRIHLLSTGERALVALSLLFGIFLTKPSPFCLLDEVDGPLDDQNVGRFVRMLNQFKERTQFIVITHNPRTTTEAADAVYGVTMQEPGVSSFVSVRLRGGQLETAEEAAVGA; from the coding sequence GTGCGCCTGACCAGACTCGAGCTCCACGGGTTCAAGTCGTTCGCGGATCACGTCCACCTGGTGTTCGAGCCCGGGGTAACGGCGATCGTCGGGCCTAACGGATGCGGCAAGTCCAACGTGTCGGACGCGGTGCGCTGGGTGTTGGGCGAGCAGCGTGCGCGGGCGCTGCGCGGCGCGAAGATGGAAGAGGTCATCTTCCAGGGGTCATCGGCCCGTCGTGCGGTGAACATCGCCGACGTGTCGCTGCACTTCGAGAACGACGACGGGGCGCTGGCCGTGCCGTTTCGCGAAGTCGTGATCACCCGCCGGCTTTCGCGGTCCGGCGACAGCGAGTATCTGCTGAACGGCGCACCGTGCCGGTTGCGCGACATTCAGGACATGGTGCGCGGCACGGGGTTGGGCGCGGATTCCGGAGTAGTGATCGAGCAGCGCATGATCGACGCGCTGTTGTCCGATCGGCCTGATGACCGGCGCGAATTGTTCGAGGAGGCGGCGGGAGTCGGGTTGTATCGGGACCGGCGCCGCAGCACGGAGCGGCGACTGGAGGAGACGACGGTCGATCTGTCGCGACTCGACGACCTGATTTCCGAGGTGCAGAGCCAGGTGCGGTCATTGGCGCGCCAGCGCCGGCGGGCGGAGCGGCACACGGAGCTCATGGCGAAGCGGTACGCGGCGGAGATCACGCTGGCATCGCGCGACATGGCGGCGTGGCACGAGGAGCTGCAGCAGCTCGAGGGTCGCCTAACGGAACTGCGGGCGGCGCTGCCGGCGAGCGACGAGGACGTGCGCGCCGCGGACGACCGCCGCGCGCGCGCGCACAGCGCGCGTGCGGCGGCCGAAGCGCGGCGCGCCGAGCTGGGCCGCCTCGTGGCGGCCCAGCAGCAGGACACGCTCCAACTCGAGGGCGAAGTGCGCGTTGGCGAGGAGCGCCAGCGCAACGCGCTGGCGCGCCGCCAACGCGCCGAGGAGGAGCGTCGGTTAGGCGAGGAAACCGGCAGCCGGCTGCGGCGGGAGCGCGAGGCGGCCCGCGCCGAGCGCGTGGCGCTCGAGGGCGAGCTCGACGCCGCGCGCTCGGCGCGCGAACAGCGTGAGGCGGCGGAGAACGACGCGCGCGGCGCCGTCGGCGCGGCGCGCGCGGCGTTCGACGCCGCCGACCGGGAGCTGCGCCGCCTCCGCGATGAGCTGCGCGGCCTCGAGCTCGACGCGGACGGCGCGGAACGCGAGCTCGCAGAGCTCGCGGAACGCACCGACGCGCTGAGCGCCGAACGCGAGCACGTCGAGTCGGTCCTCGCCGATGCATCGAGCACCCTCGCCATCGCACGCATCGCCGCCGAGGAAAGCTCGGCCGCGGCTGCCGCCGCCGCCGAACGTTTGTCCGCGGCGCAAGCGGCCGCCGAGGATGCACGGGCCACCGAGGGCGACGCGCGTGCCGCGCTCGTGCGCCTCGATGACCAGCGCACCTCGCTCGAGGGTCGGGTCCACGCGCTCGAAGGACTCGAGCGCGAGCGGGTGGGTCTCGCGCCGGCCGCCGCGCGTCTGCTCCGCGACCGCGAGCGTTTCGGCGACGGCGCGGTGTTGGGACCGCTCTCCGACTTCTTGAGCGCGGGCGCGGCCGACGCAGCCACAGTCGAACGCTACCTGGGCGCGAGCGTGCACGCAGTGCTCGTGCGGGATACGGCGGCGGCCGACGCGATTCGCGCCTGGCACGCCGAAACGAACCCAGGGCCCCTGCTTCTCTTGCCGCTCGATGCGGCGCAGGACGAGGGGCACGCCGACGATGCGCTGGCGCGGCTGGTGCGTGCGTCCGATCCGGCGCAGGCGTGGGTGCGCGCATTGTTAGGCCGCGTGCGGTCCATTGCGGGCGGCGCGGCGTTCGTGGATGCGCGCGGCGCCGTGTGGCTCCCCGGATCGGCGGCGGGCCCCGGGCCGCTGCGCCGGCGCGCGGAGCTCACCGAGCTCCGCGAGGAGCTCGAGCGTACGGAGCGCGCGCGCGCCGCGGCGGCCGCGGCCGCCGAGGCGGCGCGGGCGCGGTTAGGCGAAGCGTCGGCGGCCGCGACCGCGGCCGCCGACGCGTTCGGCCGGGCGCAGCACGCCGAGCGCCAGGCCGCCGGCGTCCACGAAGAAGCGGAACGCCGCGAACAGCGCGCGGCCCGCGAGCTGGCCGGCGTCATCGCGCTCGTCGACAAAGTCGCCTCGCGCCGCGGCGAGCTGGGCCAACGGTTAGGCGACCTCGCGCGACGCAGCGTCGAAGGGAGCCAGGCCGTCACCGCGCGCGAAGCCGAGTGCGCGACGGCCGCCGAGCATCTGGCGGAGCGCGAGCGGGCGCAGGACGCAGCCCGAGAGGAACGCGCACGCTGGCAGGTGATCGAAGCGCAGCTGCAAGCCCGGCTGCGCGTCGCCGCCGATCGCGACCGCCAACTCGAGACCGATGCGGCGACCGCCACCGCGCGGCTCGAGGCGCTCATGTCCGAGCTCGGCGACATCGCGCTCGCCGACCGCGAGCTCGCGGCGCACATCGCGGCATGGCGCCTCGACCTCGAGTCCCGCCGCGCTTCGTTAGGCGACGCCGAAGGCCATCTGCGCGAGGCCGAAGCCGACGTGCAGCGCGCCGATGCGGAGCTCGAGCATCAGGAGCACGCGCTCGCCGACGCGCACCGCCGCGCCAGCCAGGTGAGCGACGACCTCCATCAGGCGGAGCTCCGATTCACGGAGCTGTCGGGACGCCGCGCGATGATCCGCGAACGTCTCGAAACCGAATGGCGCCGTCCGTTGGACGAGATGCTCGCCACCGTCGTCCCCGCCGACATCGATGAGGACATCCTCCGCGCCGAGCTCGATGGCCTGCGGGCCGAGCTCGAGTCGATCGGCCCCGTCAATCCGTTGGCCGTCGAGGAGCACGACGAAGAAGTGAAGCGCCTCGACTTCCTCAGCGCCCAACGCACGGATCTGCAGAACGCCAAGGCGTCGCTGCAGCAGGCGATCCGCGAAATCGACGTCACGGCGCGCGAGATGTTCCTCACGACGTTCACGCAGATCCGCGAGAACTTCCACCACATCTTCATGACCCTGTTCGGCGGCGGCGAGTGCGAGCTCAGCCTCGAGAACCCCGACGCCCCCCTCGACTGCGACATCGAGATTCATGCGTCGCCCCGCGGCAAGCGCACGCAGCGCATCCATCTCCTGTCCACGGGCGAGCGCGCGCTGGTCGCACTGTCGCTCCTGTTCGGCATCTTCCTCACCAAGCCGAGCCCGTTCTGTCTCCTGGACGAAGTCGATGGTCCGCTGGACGATCAGAACGTCGGCCGCTTCGTGCGCATGCTGAACCAGTTCAAGGAGCGCACTCAGTTCATCGTCATCACGCACAATCCGCGCACCACCACCGAGGCGGCGGACGCGGTGTACGGCGTGACGATGCAGGAACCGGGTGTGTCGTCGTTCGTGAGCGTGCGCCTGCGCGGCGGCCAGTTGGAGACGGCCGAGGAAGCCGCGGTCGGCGCCTGA
- a CDS encoding ribonuclease Z: MRLTTVGTGTAAPSPARVNAGHLVDAGSIHLLMDCGSGVAHRLAAIGADWMRITHLALTHFHADHVLDLPSLLIAWRWGALPPRTAPLEIIGPAGTARLVESFATIFGDLVGHPDFPVSVREMAPSDAIELGNGVQLESRPVPHTTESIAYCVRGGGRRLVYTGDTGYDEGLAGWESARGCDLLLAECSLPDDMAIATHLSPSRCAALAAALEPARLVLTHFYPPVEAVDVRGTIQTRYAGPVVLASDGWAIDIEDI, encoded by the coding sequence GTGCGTCTCACCACCGTCGGCACCGGCACCGCGGCGCCGTCGCCCGCACGCGTGAATGCCGGCCACCTGGTGGACGCGGGCAGCATCCACCTGCTCATGGACTGCGGCAGCGGCGTCGCCCACCGCCTCGCGGCCATCGGCGCCGACTGGATGCGCATCACGCACCTCGCGCTCACACACTTTCACGCCGACCACGTACTCGATCTGCCGTCGCTGCTGATTGCGTGGCGCTGGGGTGCGCTGCCGCCGCGCACCGCGCCGCTCGAGATCATCGGCCCGGCGGGCACGGCGCGCCTGGTCGAAAGCTTTGCAACGATCTTCGGCGATCTGGTTGGGCATCCCGATTTCCCCGTCAGCGTGCGTGAAATGGCGCCCTCCGATGCGATCGAGCTCGGGAACGGCGTGCAATTGGAGTCGCGACCGGTTCCCCATACCACTGAAAGCATCGCATATTGTGTGAGGGGCGGCGGCAGGCGTCTCGTCTACACCGGCGACACCGGCTACGACGAGGGTCTGGCCGGCTGGGAGTCGGCTCGCGGTTGCGACCTGCTGTTGGCCGAATGTTCGCTGCCCGACGACATGGCGATCGCGACGCACCTATCTCCGTCCCGGTGCGCGGCGCTCGCGGCGGCCTTGGAGCCCGCACGGCTGGTACTCACACACTTCTATCCACCCGTCGAAGCCGTGGACGTGCGCGGCACGATCCAGACGCGCTACGCCGGCCCCGTGGTGCTGGCGTCCGACGGTTGGGCAATCGATATCGAGGACATCTGA
- the aroF gene encoding 3-deoxy-7-phosphoheptulonate synthase, whose amino-acid sequence MLVVMKHGASQSEIDAVVAAIEEMGYEARPMPGSQRTAVGLVGNDGRVDASRIEALSGVAQVIHVTQPYKQVSREWRPENTIVKIAPGVSVGGNDVVVIAGPCSVESEDQIVTAARLVRDAGATCLRGGAFKPRSSPYSFQGLGRRGLELLALARQETGLAVVTEAMDEEGAELVAEYGDVIQIGARNMQNYSLLRFVGKLDKPVLLKRGLAATIGELLLSAEYVLAAGNPNVILCERGVRTFDTVTRNMLDLTAIPIVQGLSHLPIIADPSHGTGVRDKVIPMARAAVAAGAHGILVEVHPNPERALSDGAQSLYPEQFAQLVRELRSIAGAIGRRVAPAPDGSTAAVRV is encoded by the coding sequence ATGTTGGTCGTGATGAAGCACGGCGCGTCGCAATCCGAGATCGACGCGGTGGTGGCGGCGATCGAGGAGATGGGATACGAAGCGCGTCCCATGCCCGGTTCGCAGCGTACGGCGGTTGGTCTCGTCGGCAACGACGGCCGCGTCGATGCATCGCGCATCGAAGCATTGTCCGGCGTGGCGCAGGTGATTCACGTCACGCAGCCGTACAAGCAGGTCTCGCGGGAATGGCGGCCGGAAAACACCATCGTAAAGATCGCGCCAGGAGTTTCGGTAGGCGGCAACGACGTGGTGGTGATCGCGGGTCCGTGCTCGGTGGAATCGGAAGATCAGATTGTCACGGCGGCGCGACTGGTGCGCGACGCCGGCGCCACGTGTCTGCGCGGGGGCGCGTTCAAACCGCGCAGCTCGCCCTACTCGTTCCAGGGACTCGGCCGGCGCGGACTGGAGCTCCTTGCGTTAGCCCGTCAGGAGACGGGGCTCGCCGTGGTGACCGAGGCGATGGATGAGGAAGGCGCGGAGCTCGTCGCCGAGTACGGCGATGTGATCCAGATCGGCGCGCGGAACATGCAGAATTACTCGCTGCTCAGATTCGTCGGGAAGTTGGACAAGCCCGTGCTGCTCAAACGCGGCCTCGCGGCGACGATCGGCGAGCTGCTGCTGAGCGCGGAATACGTGCTCGCCGCGGGCAACCCGAACGTGATCCTGTGCGAGCGCGGCGTGCGCACGTTCGACACGGTGACGCGCAACATGCTCGACCTCACCGCCATTCCGATCGTGCAAGGTTTGTCGCATCTGCCGATCATCGCCGATCCGAGTCACGGGACGGGTGTGCGGGACAAGGTCATTCCGATGGCCCGCGCCGCGGTGGCAGCGGGCGCGCACGGGATTCTCGTGGAAGTGCATCCGAATCCCGAGCGCGCGCTGTCGGACGGTGCGCAGTCGCTGTATCCGGAGCAGTTCGCCCAGCTGGTGCGCGAGTTGCGCTCGATCGCCGGCGCGATCGGGCGACGCGTTGCGCCGGCGCCCGACGGGAGCACTGCGGCAGTCCGCGTGTAG